A segment of the Butyrivibrio fibrisolvens genome:
GCATCGCTTTTTAATTACCGCATTGGAAAGCTTGAAAAGCTTCTTATAAATGAGGACGGCGCACTTAGAGATAACGCTAAGGACATTGCAGATAAGCTTGCAGGAAGAGATTTTAACTGGACTGTAAGTAGTGATGAGACCGGAACAGGAAGATATCTTAACCTCTCTTTTTATGTAGAGAAAATAAAGATAGAACTCACCTGTGAAAAAAGCCTTGCAGGGGGATCCTACACATCAGTATCCCTGGATGATTCATTTATAAGTTTCATGGCCATGCCGGATGCAGAAGAAATCAATAACATATCATCTCTTGGATTATCCTATGGTAAAACAACTGTTACTGCCGGCGGCAAGGACCACAGTTCTGATATTGAGATAACCACAAGAAAGTCAGACGATGGGGATGCAGATGAAACGATAATGGAATTTTATGGGGGAGAAAATATCGGAAACATAGCCCTTCACATAGAAAGTAAAGCATCCTGCACAGCGCAGATACCGAAAGTGTCAGAAGAACTTCAAAAAGATATGACTTTATATTCAGATGAAGAAGTTCTGGAACTTTTTAAGACATATAAAAATGGACTTGCGTCTATCCTTCTAAAGAGTAAAGTCCTTGGTATTGTCCTGTAATATACAGATATTCTCATGGCTTTGCGTTTTAAAAGCTGTCATACTGATCAGTATGGCAGCTTTTTATTATCTGAAAATTGATAAAAATAATCGATATAACGTAAGTGGCAACATGAAAACAGCTTATATCAGGCTCTTTACAGCATGCTATCAGGTTGCTTTTTTGGTGAAAATTTTATAAAATGGTTTTCTGTGTATTGCCAGCTTATTCTGGTAGTGTTATAGTTAATTCCTAGTAAGTACCTAGGAAAACACATAAAGGAAATATTGTAAATATTTTTGTTATATATAGAAAGGACGTGAAACAATGTCTGAACAGAATCTTTTGCAGGTTAGTGATCTTTCAGTCTCAGTTGATGAGATGCAGATCCTGCATAAACTTAATTTAAAGGTTAATCCGGGGGAGACTCATGTACTCATGGGACCTAATGGTGCCGGTAAATCTACACTTGGTAATACTCTTATGGGTAACCCTAATTATGTAGTTAATGAAGGCAAGATCTTTTTTGACGGACAGGATATTACTAATCTTTCTACAGATAAGAGAGCAGCTGCCGGAATGTTCATGTCATTCCAGAATCCTTTAGAGGTTCCCGGAATCTCACTTTCAGCTTTTATAAGAAATGCCATCCACTCTCAGACTGGAAAGCCCATTAAGCTCCTTGCTTACAAGAAGCTTCTTGAGTCTACTATGGAGCTCCTTAATATGGATCCTTCATATGCAGATCGTGACCTTAACGTAGGTTTTTCCGGTGGTGAGAAAAAGAAGGCAGAGATCCTTCAGCTTCTTATGCTCAGCCCCCGTCTTGCGATCCTTGATGAGACTGACTCAGGACTTGACGTAGATGCAGTTCGTACAGTTTCCAAGGGTATTGAAGAATATCAGAAGAGGGAGAATGGTGCACTTATCATCATCACTCACTCAACCAAGATCCTTGAATCACTTCATGTTGATCATACACATGTTCTTGTAAAGGGTGAGCTTGTTGCATCCGGAGACGGATCACTTGTTGAAGAGATCAATGCCAACGGATTTGAGCGTTTTCTTAAGGACTGATAACACTGCGAAGTAAACGGGCAAATATTTGCTCGTAGAATGAGGACTGATATGTTCGATGATATTAAAAAGTCAGTTGCTGATATCAATCAGTCAATGTACGACTTTAAAGATGTAGAAACAGATAAAGACTTTTATCGAGAAGAAGCCGGATTCACTAAAGAGATCGTTGAGAAGGTTTCTAAGGAAAAGAATGATCCCGAGTGGATGAGAGAGTTCCGATTAAAATGTCTTGATATATATAACAATATGGAGATGCCAAACTGGGGTCCTGAAACAGATGATCTTGATATGGACCTTATTTCTTCATATGTAAGATCAAAAACAGGAATGCAGGGCGACTGGAATGATGTTCCGGAAGATATCAAGAACACATTTGAAAAGCTTGGTATTCCTCAGGCAGAGAGAGAATCTCTTGCAGGTGTAGGAGCTCAGTACGATTCAGAGCTTGTATACCACAATGTTAAAGATGAAGTTGCAGCTCAAGGCGTAATCTATACAGACTTTGAGAGTGCTCTTCACGGCGAGTATGCAGATATGGTACGTGAACACTTTATGAAGCTCGTACCTCCGACTGATCACAAGTATGCAGCTCTTCACGGCGCAGTATGGTCAGGTGGATCATTTGTATATGTACCAAAGGGAGTTAAAGTAGAAATTCCGCTTCAGTCTTACTTCCGTCTTAATGCGGCTGGTGCAGGACAGTTTGAGCATACACTTATCATCGTAGATGAAGGCGCAGATCTTCATTTCATAGAAGGATGCTCTGCTCCTAAATATAACGTTGCCAATCTTCATGCTGGATGCGTTGAGCTTTTTGTTGGTAAGAATGCGAGACTTCGTTATTCTACAATTGAGAACTGGTCCAAGAACATGTACAACCTCAACACCAAGCGTGCCCTTGTTGAAGAAGGCGGCGTAATGGAATGGGTTTCAGGTTCATTCGGATCACATACATCATACCTTTATCCTATGACTATCCTTCAGGGTGACCATTCCAAGATGGAATACACAGGTATCACTTTTGCAGGTAAGGGTCAGAATCTGGATACAGGTGCCAAGGTTGTTCATAACGGTAAATACACATCATCCGTTATCAGTACTAAGTCTATAAGTAAAGATGGTGGTATCGGAACATACAGAAGTTCAGTAACCATCAACTCAGGAGCTAAGCACTCTAAGGCAGTTATCTCCTGTGATTCACTGATGCTTGATTCCAAGTCAAGATCAGATACAATCCCGGGAATGGATATCCGTACTAACGATGCAGACGTTGGACACGAAGCTAAGATCGGACGTATCAGTGATGATGCTGTATTCTATCTCATGAGCCGCGGTATCAAGGAAGAGGATGCAAGAGCCATGATAGTATCAGGCTTTGCAGA
Coding sequences within it:
- the sufC gene encoding Fe-S cluster assembly ATPase SufC, whose amino-acid sequence is MSEQNLLQVSDLSVSVDEMQILHKLNLKVNPGETHVLMGPNGAGKSTLGNTLMGNPNYVVNEGKIFFDGQDITNLSTDKRAAAGMFMSFQNPLEVPGISLSAFIRNAIHSQTGKPIKLLAYKKLLESTMELLNMDPSYADRDLNVGFSGGEKKKAEILQLLMLSPRLAILDETDSGLDVDAVRTVSKGIEEYQKRENGALIIITHSTKILESLHVDHTHVLVKGELVASGDGSLVEEINANGFERFLKD
- the sufB gene encoding Fe-S cluster assembly protein SufB, translated to MFDDIKKSVADINQSMYDFKDVETDKDFYREEAGFTKEIVEKVSKEKNDPEWMREFRLKCLDIYNNMEMPNWGPETDDLDMDLISSYVRSKTGMQGDWNDVPEDIKNTFEKLGIPQAERESLAGVGAQYDSELVYHNVKDEVAAQGVIYTDFESALHGEYADMVREHFMKLVPPTDHKYAALHGAVWSGGSFVYVPKGVKVEIPLQSYFRLNAAGAGQFEHTLIIVDEGADLHFIEGCSAPKYNVANLHAGCVELFVGKNARLRYSTIENWSKNMYNLNTKRALVEEGGVMEWVSGSFGSHTSYLYPMTILQGDHSKMEYTGITFAGKGQNLDTGAKVVHNGKYTSSVISTKSISKDGGIGTYRSSVTINSGAKHSKAVISCDSLMLDSKSRSDTIPGMDIRTNDADVGHEAKIGRISDDAVFYLMSRGIKEEDARAMIVSGFADPVSKELPLEYAVEMNNLIKLEMSGNM